Proteins encoded within one genomic window of Streptomyces profundus:
- a CDS encoding adenylate/guanylate cyclase domain-containing protein, giving the protein MFCAPCRRELPSDARFCHLCGQPCAPTAATGRATGRKVVTVLFCDLVGSTALSGTLDAETLRSVSLRWFDRMRLRIEEHGGTVEKFIGDAVMAVFGVPTVREDDARQAIAAALGMRAALTELNDRLETAIGVRLEMRIGINTGQAVTGSSTARQAMVSGEIVNVAARLEQNASAGEILIGADTLRAAGAGVRVADIGPLRVKGKSERVTAHRLLGLDAEEGPDAPRGTDVDFVGRAPELAALDAALRQVIDTRRATRMVVSGEAGQGKTRLLREWLRGTTASAGRRWYGVGRGRARGEQASLGPLADAVSSLLRTEDTVPPSLEHPLEHPLGLALLQQGLLRNGTPHPSVDATCAALVQVLTDLTATRPAILVIDDCHWAADPFFDVLDQTLAELTEAAVLVVLLTRPQLFDRRPELAGEAMALAGLRDEEARLLAAGLAAHDGRAPGQPLAGQLLERAGGNPLHLEQLLIAQGALGAAPGDVPLPLQALIGARIDTLDPPERRALGLASVLGRDFTADELLDLADRPEAHLADRPETHLDAGARTEPRAELHATLRRLVRHRLIIQDGDAFRFAGGLILEVVYDSQPKNDRADRHERAARSDSVRRSGSAAVGAHLEQAHRYRVELGAQAPDTDRLRRQAADALADAGRLALAHADPVWAAGLLTRAVHHYQPGEPHSSGARRRLGQTLIDLGRGAEGRALLEELLATAPATEADTVEAAHARLVLASVGGAGGRAESPAEAARATLPVFEAADDHLGQARACLRIAQLDQERGRHGTAERVLARALHHAVRAGVEPERAAALGAIGVSLWRGPKPVTAALDHCRTLRTEHGGGRPAVRLTLSCTLAVLRALHDDADGALADLAEAERLAPRLGYAEADVFLPLFTATVTDLAGRPEEALRHLGLAATAARDLGATGLLRGALLDAARIHLDLGDRHAARRALGDAAEGADSADLDGLRARVAAAEGDAGAAMRLARRARETAAATDSPIVQGYAALDFARAALASGHQDAAAEGAAHARRRFEAKGHLPAVRQAEAVATAVAAASAASDTGVEVSP; this is encoded by the coding sequence ATGTTCTGCGCCCCGTGCCGGCGCGAGCTGCCGTCCGACGCCCGGTTCTGCCATCTCTGCGGCCAGCCGTGCGCCCCCACGGCGGCCACCGGCAGGGCCACCGGCCGCAAGGTCGTGACGGTGCTCTTCTGCGACCTGGTGGGCTCCACCGCGCTCTCCGGCACGCTCGACGCGGAGACCCTCCGCTCGGTGAGCCTGCGCTGGTTCGACCGGATGCGGCTGCGGATCGAGGAACACGGGGGCACCGTCGAGAAGTTCATCGGCGACGCCGTGATGGCCGTCTTCGGCGTGCCGACGGTCCGGGAGGACGACGCCCGGCAGGCGATCGCCGCCGCCCTGGGCATGCGCGCGGCGCTGACCGAGCTCAACGACCGGCTGGAGACCGCCATCGGCGTCCGCCTTGAGATGCGCATCGGCATCAACACCGGGCAGGCGGTGACCGGTTCGTCCACCGCGCGGCAGGCGATGGTGTCCGGCGAGATCGTCAACGTCGCCGCCCGCCTGGAGCAGAACGCGTCGGCCGGCGAGATCCTCATCGGCGCCGACACCCTGCGCGCCGCCGGCGCAGGGGTTCGGGTCGCCGACATCGGGCCGCTGCGGGTCAAGGGCAAGAGCGAACGGGTCACCGCCCACCGGCTGCTCGGGCTGGACGCGGAGGAAGGGCCGGACGCACCGCGCGGGACCGACGTCGACTTCGTCGGCCGCGCCCCCGAACTCGCCGCGCTGGACGCGGCGTTGCGGCAGGTGATCGACACCAGGCGGGCCACCCGAATGGTGGTGAGCGGCGAGGCGGGACAGGGCAAGACCCGGCTGCTGCGCGAGTGGCTGCGCGGGACCACCGCCTCGGCCGGCCGCCGCTGGTACGGCGTGGGGCGGGGCCGGGCGCGCGGGGAACAGGCCAGCCTCGGGCCCCTCGCCGACGCGGTGTCCTCCCTGCTGCGCACCGAGGACACCGTGCCCCCTTCCCTCGAGCATCCCCTCGAACATCCCCTCGGACTCGCCCTGCTCCAACAGGGCCTGCTCCGCAACGGAACCCCGCACCCCTCCGTCGACGCCACCTGTGCCGCGCTCGTCCAGGTCCTCACCGACCTCACCGCGACCCGGCCCGCCATCCTGGTGATCGACGACTGCCACTGGGCGGCCGACCCGTTCTTCGACGTCCTCGACCAGACGCTCGCCGAACTCACCGAAGCCGCCGTGCTCGTGGTGCTGCTCACCCGCCCGCAACTCTTCGACCGGCGGCCCGAACTCGCCGGCGAGGCCATGGCGTTGGCCGGACTCCGGGACGAGGAGGCGCGCCTCCTCGCCGCCGGGCTGGCCGCCCACGACGGGCGCGCGCCGGGGCAGCCGCTCGCCGGGCAGCTGCTGGAGCGAGCCGGCGGCAACCCCCTCCACCTGGAGCAACTGCTCATCGCCCAGGGTGCGTTGGGCGCCGCGCCCGGCGATGTCCCGCTCCCGCTCCAGGCCCTGATCGGCGCCAGGATCGACACCCTCGACCCGCCCGAACGGCGCGCCCTCGGCCTGGCCTCCGTGCTGGGCCGCGACTTCACCGCCGACGAACTCCTCGACCTCGCCGACCGCCCCGAGGCCCACCTCGCCGACCGCCCCGAGACCCACCTCGACGCCGGCGCCCGCACGGAACCGCGCGCCGAACTCCACGCCACGCTGCGCCGCCTGGTGCGCCACCGCCTGATCATCCAGGACGGCGACGCGTTCCGGTTCGCCGGCGGGCTCATCCTGGAGGTCGTCTACGACAGCCAGCCCAAGAACGACCGCGCCGACCGCCACGAACGCGCCGCCCGTTCGGACTCGGTACGGCGGAGCGGCAGCGCCGCCGTCGGTGCCCATCTGGAGCAGGCCCACCGCTACCGCGTCGAGTTGGGCGCCCAGGCCCCGGACACCGACCGGCTGCGCCGCCAGGCGGCCGACGCGCTGGCCGACGCCGGCCGGCTGGCCCTGGCCCACGCCGACCCCGTCTGGGCCGCCGGGCTTCTCACCCGGGCCGTGCACCACTACCAGCCGGGCGAACCCCACAGCTCGGGCGCCCGCAGACGACTCGGGCAGACCCTCATCGACCTGGGGCGCGGCGCCGAAGGCCGGGCGCTGCTCGAAGAACTGCTCGCCACCGCGCCGGCCACCGAGGCGGACACGGTGGAGGCCGCGCACGCCCGGCTGGTCCTCGCCTCCGTCGGCGGGGCCGGTGGCCGCGCCGAGTCACCGGCCGAGGCCGCGCGCGCCACGCTGCCCGTCTTCGAGGCCGCCGACGACCACCTCGGCCAGGCCAGGGCCTGCCTGCGGATCGCCCAACTCGACCAGGAACGAGGGCGGCACGGCACCGCCGAACGCGTCCTCGCCCGCGCCCTGCACCACGCGGTGCGGGCGGGCGTCGAGCCGGAGCGGGCCGCCGCCCTCGGCGCCATCGGGGTCTCCCTCTGGCGCGGCCCCAAACCGGTCACGGCGGCCCTGGACCACTGCCGGACGCTGCGCACCGAACACGGCGGGGGACGCCCCGCCGTCCGCCTCACCCTGAGCTGCACCCTGGCGGTCCTGCGCGCCCTGCACGACGACGCGGACGGCGCCCTCGCCGACCTCGCCGAGGCCGAACGCCTCGCGCCGCGCCTCGGCTACGCCGAGGCGGACGTCTTCCTCCCGCTCTTCACCGCGACCGTGACCGACCTCGCCGGCCGCCCCGAGGAGGCGCTGCGGCACCTGGGCCTGGCGGCCACCGCCGCCCGCGACCTCGGCGCCACCGGGCTGCTGCGCGGCGCGCTGCTGGACGCCGCGCGCATCCACCTCGACCTCGGCGACCGGCACGCCGCCCGCCGCGCGCTCGGCGACGCGGCCGAAGGCGCCGACTCCGCCGACCTCGACGGGCTGCGCGCCCGCGTCGCGGCGGCCGAGGGCGACGCCGGCGCGGCGATGCGGCTGGCCCGCCGCGCCCGCGAGACCGCCGCCGCCACCGACTCCCCGATCGTCCAGGGCTACGCCGCCCTGGACTTCGCGCGCGCCGCGCTCGCCTCGGGCCACCAGGACGCGGCGGCGGAGGGGGCGGCGCACGCGCGCCGGCGCTTCGAGGCCAAGGGGCACCTCCCCGCCGTCCGCCAGGCCGAGGCGGTGGCCACCGCCGTGGCCGCCGCCTCGGCCGCCTCAGACACCGGCGTGGAGGTATCCCCATGA
- a CDS encoding S8 family peptidase translates to MTTVRRPPPGLTWGLRGRGPADVPVEADPVDLPTAPERPLIGGSGRGVRVCVVDSGVEADHPLVGPLARTWRVRKDDDGLHVEETDLGDACGHGTACAGIIRRTAPDCELSSVRVLGERFSGSGDVLLEGIRWAVRQRFDVVNLSLSTTHVRFADELRKLADEAYFQRTVIVASAHNTRVESFPWRFSSVISVGSHQEDDPDLHLYNPQPPVEFFAPGQKVRVAWLGGTEIRSSGNSYATPFIAGLCARILSSRPRLTPFQLKHALYTSAANVRVHGHR, encoded by the coding sequence ATGACCACCGTCCGCAGACCACCGCCCGGGCTGACCTGGGGCCTGCGCGGACGCGGCCCGGCCGATGTGCCCGTCGAGGCCGACCCGGTCGATCTGCCGACCGCCCCCGAACGTCCGTTGATCGGCGGCAGCGGGCGCGGCGTGCGGGTCTGCGTCGTCGACTCGGGCGTCGAGGCGGACCACCCCCTCGTCGGCCCCCTCGCCCGCACCTGGCGCGTCCGCAAGGACGACGACGGGCTCCACGTCGAGGAGACCGACCTCGGCGACGCCTGCGGCCATGGCACCGCCTGCGCCGGGATCATCCGCAGGACCGCGCCCGACTGCGAACTCTCCAGCGTCCGCGTGCTCGGCGAACGGTTCTCCGGCAGCGGCGACGTGCTCCTGGAAGGCATCCGCTGGGCGGTCAGGCAACGGTTCGACGTGGTGAACCTCAGCCTGTCGACCACCCATGTCCGCTTCGCCGACGAGCTCCGCAAACTCGCCGACGAGGCGTACTTCCAGCGCACCGTGATCGTCGCCTCGGCGCACAACACCCGGGTGGAGAGCTTCCCCTGGCGGTTCTCCTCGGTGATCTCCGTCGGCAGCCACCAGGAGGACGACCCCGACCTCCACCTCTACAACCCCCAGCCGCCGGTCGAGTTCTTCGCCCCTGGCCAGAAGGTCAGGGTGGCCTGGCTCGGCGGCACCGAGATCCGCAGCTCGGGCAACAGCTACGCCACCCCGTTCATCGCGGGGCTCTGCGCCCGCATCCTGTCCAGCCGCCCCCGGCTGACGCCGTTCCAGCTGAAACACGCCCTGTACACGTCGGCGGCCAACGTCCGGGTCCACGGACATCGGTGA
- a CDS encoding GAF domain-containing protein — protein sequence MAQTSLPAEPTAPRPDPAVTELLQSVVDTACAIFGAQASSILLLDAETEEMIFEAVSGQGEEFLVGSRFPAGRGIAGWVAASGEPMVVDDLRASPSFDRTIAKSTGYVPDALMAAPLIHGEDVLGVLEVLDPSPQARSGLEELDVLALFARQAAVALHVLTGHTSPPPTADPTRDTPTRTELIRLLTEARRLLDE from the coding sequence ATGGCCCAGACGAGTCTGCCAGCCGAGCCCACCGCGCCGCGCCCCGACCCGGCGGTGACCGAGCTCCTCCAGTCGGTCGTCGACACCGCCTGCGCGATCTTCGGAGCGCAGGCCAGCTCCATCCTGCTGCTCGACGCCGAGACCGAAGAGATGATCTTCGAGGCCGTCTCGGGGCAGGGCGAGGAGTTCCTCGTCGGCTCCCGCTTCCCCGCCGGCCGCGGCATCGCCGGCTGGGTGGCCGCCTCGGGCGAGCCCATGGTCGTCGACGACCTGCGCGCCAGCCCCTCCTTCGACCGCACCATCGCGAAGTCCACCGGCTATGTCCCCGACGCGCTGATGGCGGCGCCGCTGATCCACGGCGAGGACGTGCTCGGCGTCCTTGAGGTGCTCGACCCCTCACCCCAGGCCAGATCGGGCCTCGAAGAACTCGACGTCCTCGCCCTCTTCGCCCGCCAGGCCGCCGTGGCCCTCCACGTCCTCACCGGCCACACCAGCCCCCCACCCACCGCCGACCCCACCCGGGACACCCCGACCCGCACCGAACTGATCCGCCTGCTCACCGAGGCCCGAAGACTCCTCGACGAATGA
- a CDS encoding aroma-sacti cluster domain-containing protein — MNDSTRPEPASSEPASSEPTSSEPTLGALAEAGFNFDALSDEQHAVLRTLTPEELSLLIDIKVRLDEAAPEVQAHAEVAGGALF, encoded by the coding sequence ATGAACGACAGCACGCGACCCGAGCCCGCGTCGTCCGAGCCCGCGTCGTCGGAGCCCACATCGTCCGAGCCGACACTGGGGGCCCTCGCCGAGGCCGGGTTCAACTTCGACGCGCTGAGCGACGAACAGCACGCCGTGCTCCGCACGTTGACCCCCGAGGAGCTCTCGCTGCTGATCGACATCAAGGTGCGTCTCGACGAGGCCGCCCCCGAGGTGCAGGCGCACGCCGAGGTCGCGGGCGGCGCCCTGTTCTGA
- a CDS encoding radical SAM protein translates to MDLAELIGRRPTPGAGLLVALTRRCPLSCAHCSTNSSLTTTQRPDSKQLLRFVASFEPANRPDVVMLTGGEPLLLPRLALRLTRSAQRAGSRVALLSGMYFARQGRVPRPVMGAITALDHFSASVDAHHEREVPRAAVFRALRAVLDAGTPVSVHLTGSGPDDPYLADAVADIRRTFADRVPMLVNEVRPLGRGARLAAQPPPAPHHFRAPPCAMAAWPTIAFDGTVIACCGQRAIDRRPVPAHLRLGHIAEHDWPTIRERSLESPVLRLVRAMGPRRLHSRYASSPPPDGYCRACHGLSDQPEVGDGAARDASGRVGALIDGLVADEQRAAGPAALVRRFGCARYADLVTLAPAEGDR, encoded by the coding sequence ATGGACCTGGCGGAACTCATCGGCCGCCGGCCGACGCCGGGCGCCGGCCTGCTGGTCGCGCTCACCCGGCGCTGCCCGCTGAGTTGTGCCCACTGCTCCACCAACTCGTCCCTGACCACGACCCAGCGGCCGGATTCCAAGCAACTGCTGCGGTTCGTGGCGTCGTTCGAGCCCGCGAACCGGCCCGACGTGGTGATGCTGACCGGCGGCGAGCCGCTGCTGCTGCCCCGACTCGCCCTTCGTCTCACCAGATCGGCCCAGCGGGCCGGATCCCGCGTCGCGCTGCTGAGCGGCATGTACTTCGCCCGCCAGGGCCGTGTCCCCCGCCCCGTCATGGGGGCCATCACCGCGCTCGACCACTTCTCCGCCAGTGTGGACGCGCACCACGAGCGCGAGGTTCCCCGCGCCGCCGTGTTCCGCGCTCTCCGGGCGGTGCTCGACGCCGGCACGCCGGTGAGCGTCCACCTCACCGGCAGCGGCCCCGACGACCCGTATCTGGCCGACGCCGTCGCCGATATCCGCCGCACCTTCGCCGACCGGGTGCCCATGCTGGTCAACGAGGTCAGGCCGCTCGGCCGAGGCGCCCGGCTGGCGGCCCAACCCCCGCCGGCCCCGCACCACTTCCGCGCCCCGCCGTGCGCCATGGCGGCCTGGCCGACGATCGCCTTCGACGGCACCGTGATCGCCTGCTGCGGGCAGCGGGCGATCGACCGCCGCCCCGTCCCCGCCCATCTGCGCCTCGGGCACATCGCGGAACACGACTGGCCCACCATCAGGGAACGCTCCCTCGAATCCCCCGTGCTCCGCCTGGTGCGCGCCATGGGACCGCGCCGCCTGCACTCCCGTTACGCGTCGTCCCCGCCCCCCGACGGCTACTGCCGCGCCTGCCACGGGCTCAGCGACCAGCCCGAGGTCGGCGACGGCGCGGCCCGCGACGCCTCGGGCCGGGTCGGCGCGCTCATCGACGGGCTCGTCGCCGACGAGCAACGCGCCGCGGGGCCAGCGGCGTTGGTCCGGCGCTTCGGCTGCGCCCGCTACGCCGACCTGGTGACGCTGGCCCCCGCCGAGGGCGACCGATGA